One Carya illinoinensis cultivar Pawnee chromosome 5, C.illinoinensisPawnee_v1, whole genome shotgun sequence genomic window, TTGGTGTGGCAAAGTGGTTGATTGCAGCGTTGACCCGAATGGCACATTAGTCTATATAAGCGACGACGGATCATGTACTGGTGAGTAAAGAATGCGTACTGCTCCAATTTCTAAtccaatattattatatatgttgaatTACACAACGAAGCTAGCTAACATTTGTACGTgtaaaaaagggaaagaaagagagTGATAGTAGCTATAAATAATAACAAGtacttaaataatatttatgttgAATTACACAAAAAAGCTAGCTAACGTTAttccttgttttatttttttgtgaaaccAGGACTCCCTAAAGAACTATTATACAAAGGTGAGgtttttatctctctctctctctatataagATAGGCTCATGATGTGATACTggcataaataaaatttagtttcaaattattataatggctttgatttttatatataagttgaTTTCTAAGGTACCATGTAACTTctatatattcttttctttgtcAAATTAACAGGATTCCGCGGCATACTACGTACTTTATACAAGGGTGAGGTTAATCTCTTTGATTCTCAAAAAGATGtttcaagtatatataatttttttaattattcagCCTTTcacttattaataatttttttattcatttttgtcATCAAAGCTATTCAAGAAAAGTTTTTCCATCAGAGCGGTAAGAATCCATAACtcacttttattaattttccttataattattttttgtcttcagttgattattctctttttcattttttaaggtACATGTAAGTGAATCATATATATACTGACACATGCCCCTAACTAATTAAAAACAGTTAATGTTAAACGTGATATATATTAAGCAGTTCCAGCACTTAGAAATTGAATACGCTTATTATAATGACATGACTTTCATGAAAATTATAACATGAAATGCTATTAATGACACTTAATAGAAAGCTGATTGATTGTGAGTTTCCAAATGCCTGATGTTAACgttcttcttttcttcatcaATGCAGTATACAATTATTATAATGAAGGCGATTATCAGCTCAGAAGTTATTTATATAGACGTGACAGAGGTGAGGtttctatatatctatatataaattaaaatgttgttTGAAGGATATATGATTGAAAGACACATGAATTAATGACCTAGAATTGGATCTGTTGTGTCCGATGATGATAATACAAGtagatgatcatgatcaggaTAATAACCGATCGAAGTGTCTACCCAATGATGGATTTGATCTTGTTTTTTGCATCCGAAACCTCGTTTATAATAACAAGCCTCGAATATTATGAGCAAACTATTCACCCTTAGCCACAGGATATAGCTCAAGAACGTCGAAAAGCTGGCATATATAGAATCTCGAGCTCAACTCAATTTATAGAACTTATTTATCCAATTTTCTTACGCCTTGAACTTTTAAATTTGTCCTAGTCTCTTGATTACTTAGTTTATTCTTTCATATTCTTGCAGTTTACTTAGTTTATTCTTTCATATTCTTGCAGTACTTTCAGTCCAACTAATGATCATCATTCTCATCGACTTCGGTAAGAACCTGCATCTTTCCTTTggtcttcattattttttttaattacatttttagCAAATCATTCTTTAGGCTATAAAGAATGGAAAACATTAATGAGTTTTTGACAGAAAAACTAATAGTCACTATATATGCCGATTAGTTTCAAGATCAATTTGACAGTTGTGCAACTAcacaattttttctcttatatgTGATCTATTTCGGTGATGCCCTTCCATATATAGGACTATACCATGGAGCAAAAATTATACTGGCGACTCCATTTGTGCTTGCATTCTTGATATATAAGTGGCGTAGGAGACATTTATCAATGTATAATGCCATTGAAGAATTTTTGCAAAAACACAATGATCTCGTGCCAATAAGGTACTCTTACTCAGAAGTAAAGAAGAtgaccaaaggttttaaggatAAACTGGGTGAAGGTGGTTATGGCACTGTCTTTAAAGGAACACTTCAAAGTGGCCAACTTGTAGCTGTAAAAATGTTGGGTAAATCCAAAGCTAATGGCCAAGAATTTATCAGCGAAGTTGCTACCATTGGAACGATTCACCATGTTAATATAGTGCAACTCATTGGCTTTTGCGTTGAAGGATCAAAGCGTGCTCTTGTATATGAATTTATGTCCAACGGATCTctcaataaatacattttttcacAAGAAGGAACTATTCTTCTAAGCTTTGAAAAAATGCATGATATTGCTCTTGGAGTAGCTCGTGGCATTAAATATTTACATGAAGGTTGTGAAATGCAAATTTTGCATTTCGATATCAAGCCTCACAACATTCTTCTCGACGAGAATCTTACACCTAAGGTCTCAGACTTTGGCTTGGCAAGACTTTTTTCAGTAGATGATAGTATTGTTTCTTTGACTGCTGTAAGGGGGACATTGGGATACATGGCTCCCGAGTTGTGCTATCAAAATATTGGGGGCATCTCATACAAAGCCGATGTATATAGTTTTGGAATGTTATTGATGGACATGACAGGTAGACGAAGGAACTTGAATACATTTGCAGATCATTCTAGTGAAACCTACTTCCCTACTTGTGTCTATGATGAGTTGCACAATGAAAATGGTATAGAAATAGAAGATGCCAtcgaggaggaaaagaaaatgactaAGAAGATGATCATAGTTGCATTGTGGTGTATACAAATGAAACCTAATGATCGTCCTTCAATGAAAAAAGTCATAGAAATGCTTGAAGGAGATATTGAATGTTTACAAATACCTCCAAAGCCTTTCTCAGCATTATCAGAAAGATACATACAATCAGACATTGAAGAAAGTTCAAATCAGTCTTGGTCATCAATTCAATCGAGCGAATTGAGTCAATATGCACAATCGTCAGTGCAATTTAACTGATATGTTAGTTTGTTGATTTAGTTGCATAAAAAAGCTAGTCTCCCTAGCTAAGGATGGCAATCTTCTCATACTTCACAATTCAAAGGTtcttcatattattatatatgtaacaaATAAGTGTTAGCTTTCCTTCTTCCTATTGTCATTTATTTCTGAATTCAGTTTGCTTATGCTAAACTATTGAATGggtttttagttaatttttgaCGAGGTATGGTGTTAATATTGAATTCTCATTGGTCGTTTCCACTAGCTTGTTGAATTTTGGATATTCTATGAGACCAATCAATATAATTTAGTTGCACTTATATAAATGTGTAGACTAATTTTGGGCTAGCTAAGTACTAGCTAGCGTATCATTGAACATGCAACTATTATTAAGAGACTTAgatgcaatcaccttacacagcTCCACCCCATTTAGAAAATatagcactatatatatatatatatataaaaactcatgcatgcaaaagaatatatcaatatatatacatatttatgtgTATATAAATGCAATTTATGCATATATGTCTCTGTA contains:
- the LOC122311459 gene encoding probable receptor-like protein kinase At5g39020, which produces MTRGVSLLPAGLTAVIVLVLLVHQTFGVKDGDHCATSCGNIHNISSPFRLRDQPANCGKPDHNLSCEDDQTVLYLFGGKYYVEEINYSNQTIRLVESGIQKDNYSSIPRYFLNYDTSDKYPYFFSDRNYSAVAFLKCEKPMNSGIYLNKSTCFESGVYSASNSTNNLTQSKLGFDYVTYGWTKASDVVDESCQVEQIVWTSEQGLLPDDDDERNFSCTDYHNKLAYGFQLVWDYASGRCLNWCGKVVDCSVDPNGTLVYISDDGSCTGLPKELLYKGFRGILRTLYKAIQEKFFHQSVYNYYNEGDYQLRSYLYRRDRVLSVQLMIIILIDFGLYHGAKIILATPFVLAFLIYKWRRRHLSMYNAIEEFLQKHNDLVPIRYSYSEVKKMTKGFKDKLGEGGYGTVFKGTLQSGQLVAVKMLGKSKANGQEFISEVATIGTIHHVNIVQLIGFCVEGSKRALVYEFMSNGSLNKYIFSQEGTILLSFEKMHDIALGVARGIKYLHEGCEMQILHFDIKPHNILLDENLTPKVSDFGLARLFSVDDSIVSLTAVRGTLGYMAPELCYQNIGGISYKADVYSFGMLLMDMTGRRRNLNTFADHSSETYFPTCVYDELHNENGIEIEDAIEEEKKMTKKMIIVALWCIQMKPNDRPSMKKVIEMLEGDIECLQIPPKPFSALSERYIQSDIEESSNQSWSSIQSSELSQYAQSSVQFN